One Fundidesulfovibrio putealis DSM 16056 genomic window, GGAATGATACAGAAATACTTTCTAGTTGATCCTTATTCTCTGCAACCAAGACACGCAGAGACTCGTAAATTTTACACTGATGCAGCTTTGCATCACTTTCTTCTTTCAATGGCATCGACAATCTGCCGTCCTTTGACATCCCATTATGATAAAAGGCCTTATCCTCAGTAACGAAGAAAACATCGTAGTCGCCAAGCAAACTCAATATTGCCTCCCACACAACAGAATCTTTATACTGCTGATTTTTTTCACCATTAGGAGGAGTCCCAGCTATCACCCTTTTCAGAGCAGACCGCGCGTGCTCCAATGTAAACTCTACATCTATTTTGCAACTTGACATATCCTCAAAGACTGCATCTATACTATCCTTAATTTCCCTCTCGTCAGGAATGTACACTTTAACCAACCTACCAATAACATGATGCAGCAATCCAAATGAATCTTTTATCTTCTTAACAGCATCCCTACAGTGCCGAACAGAAACAGCCTCCACTTCGCCTCTAACCACTTCAGGAACGGCCACCTTCCAACCATTAATCCTAACTAAATGCAAAAATGCAATGCCCAAAGGTGATTTTAGCAACTGTTCTCTGATCCAAACATTGGTATCAATAACGATGCATGTTGCCATTCTATCCCCCAACATCACACACCAAACGTATCATTATACAACAAATTTGGGCCAGCCCTCGAAAGGGCTGGCCCAAACACATTACTTCACTCGCTCTTTCCCCTCTTCCAGAAGCTTTTCCAGCGTCTGGGCGGGGTTCCTCTTCTTGGCCAGAAGCATCATGGCCGCGATGGTATACGGCTTGTAGCTGGCCTGCTGGTACAGCGGCACGCGGTAGCGGTCGAACACGCTGGCGGCCACTTCGCCCTGCTCGCAGGAGACGCCGGTGATGTCCGCCGGGAGGCAGTGGAGATACAGCCCCTGGCCGTTCTTGGTGGTGGCCATGAGCTTCTCGTCGCACTCCCACTTTTTGTGCTTGGCGTTCTCGGCCAGCAGCTTCTTCTCCAGGGCCTTAATGCCGTCCCAATCGTTCTTGGCGTAGAGGTCCGTGCGCTGCTCCATGGCGGAGAATGACGCCCAGCTCTTGGGGTAGACGATGTCCGCGTCCGCGAAGGCCTCCTGCATGGAGTTGGACGCGCTGAAGGTGCCGCCGGAGGCCTTGGCGTTCTTGGCGGCCACGTCCATTACTTCGGGCATCATCTCGTAGCCCTTGGGGTGCGCCAGGGCCACGTCCATGCCGAAGCGGGTCATGAGGCCTATGACGCCCTGGGGTACGGACAGGGGCTTGCCGTAGGAGGGCGAATAGGCCCAGGTCATGGCGATCTTCTTGCCCCGAAGGTTCTCGACGCCGCCGAAATGGTTGATAAGGTGCAGCATGTCGGCCATGGCCTGAGTGGGGTGGTCGATGTCGCACTGAAGGTTCACGAGCGTCGGGCGGGTGGGCAGCACGCCCTCCTGGAAGCCCTCGCGCACGGCCTTGGAGACCTCGCGCATGTAGGCGTTGCCCTTGCCGATGAACATGTCGTCGCGGATGCCGATGACCTCGGCCATGAAGGAGACCATGTTGGCGGTCTCGCGCACGGTCTCGCCGTGGGCGATCTGGGACTTGCCCTCGTCCAAGTCCTGGGGGGTCAGGCCCAGGAGGTTGGCGGCGGACACGAAGCTGAAGCGGGTGCGGGTGGAGTTGTCGCGGAAGATGGACACGGCCAGCCCCGAATCAAACACGCGGCAGGAGAAGCCCAGCTCCCGCAGGCCGCGCAGGATCTCCGCCACATGGAAGGTGGCCTGGATTTCGGCGTCGGATTTTTCCCAGGTGAGCAGGAAGTCCTGATCGTACATGCCCTTGAAGTTCAGGCGTCCGAGGGAGCGGATGAGTTCTTTCACGCGCACTGCGTCCATGGTGTCTCCTTATCGAATGATGTGGGTGCCTGCGTCCCCGGAG contains:
- a CDS encoding PIN domain-containing protein, which produces MATCIVIDTNVWIREQLLKSPLGIAFLHLVRINGWKVAVPEVVRGEVEAVSVRHCRDAVKKIKDSFGLLHHVIGRLVKVYIPDEREIKDSIDAVFEDMSSCKIDVEFTLEHARSALKRVIAGTPPNGEKNQQYKDSVVWEAILSLLGDYDVFFVTEDKAFYHNGMSKDGRLSMPLKEESDAKLHQCKIYESLRVLVAENKDQLESISVSFQVDALSDYIVSDVNNSLRGWGFFALSVAIRKFDVYITEDKDVIAIIYDVECEVEHDSSSNPQGFGSGNMFGVGECRYDLSESEFFDNIISSVKIKCLDKEGVERTLQVASANTEHLFDDVVNYTLKKHIDNIISG
- the ygeW gene encoding knotted carbamoyltransferase YgeW, with the protein product MDAVRVKELIRSLGRLNFKGMYDQDFLLTWEKSDAEIQATFHVAEILRGLRELGFSCRVFDSGLAVSIFRDNSTRTRFSFVSAANLLGLTPQDLDEGKSQIAHGETVRETANMVSFMAEVIGIRDDMFIGKGNAYMREVSKAVREGFQEGVLPTRPTLVNLQCDIDHPTQAMADMLHLINHFGGVENLRGKKIAMTWAYSPSYGKPLSVPQGVIGLMTRFGMDVALAHPKGYEMMPEVMDVAAKNAKASGGTFSASNSMQEAFADADIVYPKSWASFSAMEQRTDLYAKNDWDGIKALEKKLLAENAKHKKWECDEKLMATTKNGQGLYLHCLPADITGVSCEQGEVAASVFDRYRVPLYQQASYKPYTIAAMMLLAKKRNPAQTLEKLLEEGKERVK